In Alkalihalobacillus sp. FSL W8-0930, a single window of DNA contains:
- a CDS encoding holin, which yields MEIILILATIISPIVLALIELVKRTIQIPKRFIPLLAVVVGLVVGALSYPFSDLALSMRLWAGTLAGLSATGLFEISKSREGLSFTKKDENNG from the coding sequence TTGGAGATTATTCTTATCTTGGCTACAATTATTAGTCCAATTGTATTGGCTTTAATCGAGCTAGTTAAACGAACCATTCAAATTCCAAAGCGTTTTATTCCACTACTTGCTGTGGTGGTTGGATTGGTTGTTGGAGCATTATCCTACCCTTTTTCTGACCTTGCTCTTTCTATGCGATTGTGGGCAGGAACACTCGCAGGCTTATCAGCGACAGGTTTATTTGAGATTAGTAAAAGTCGTGAAGGCTTGTCGTTTACAAAAAAAGATGAAAACAACGGGTAA
- the spoVAE gene encoding stage V sporulation protein AE: MDYLLAFLIGGCICFIGQCLLDLTRATPVQCLVILVTLGACLDGFHLYDSLLELSEAGAIIPVTSIGHALVHGAMSEGGGHGFLGIGAGLFTLASTSISVSIVMSFGVALLCKPRG; encoded by the coding sequence ATGGACTATCTATTGGCCTTTTTGATTGGCGGATGTATTTGTTTTATCGGACAGTGTTTACTTGATTTAACAAGGGCCACTCCGGTTCAATGCTTAGTGATTCTAGTTACACTTGGCGCATGCTTAGATGGCTTTCATCTTTATGACTCGCTGCTAGAGCTATCGGAAGCGGGTGCCATCATTCCTGTTACTAGTATTGGACACGCTCTTGTGCACGGTGCGATGAGTGAAGGAGGAGGACATGGATTTCTTGGAATAGGAGCCGGGTTATTTACGCTAGCTTCAACAAGTATATCCGTATCAATCGTCATGAGTTTCGGAGTTGCATTATTATGTAAACCGCGTGGGTGA
- the spoVAD gene encoding stage V sporulation protein AD yields MNKLGKHTWEYTTPVYIQASGTAVGPDEKKGPLGEWFDSSFQTLYCGESSFIQAERKLMKTAFQTCLDKSGVRENQIDYLLAGDLDHQLTASNFTSRDLSIPLFGMYSACATIAQTLLTAALLIDTRLANYVVACASSHHGIAERQFRYPTEAAVQRRQTAQYTVTGAGAVLLGKQKSPVQITSATVGETIDMGLKDPTNLGAVMAPAAGHTLLTHLRETNRTISDYDLILTGDLGRVGSGIFRKWTREHGVLLDERHEDGGARIFRSTNVFLAGGSGAGCAAVVTFSNVLERLKKGKLKRVLLIATGALFSRETVKLGETIPAVAHAIALEGVES; encoded by the coding sequence ATGAACAAGCTTGGCAAACATACATGGGAGTATACAACCCCCGTTTACATTCAAGCTTCCGGTACGGCCGTTGGCCCAGATGAGAAAAAAGGGCCTCTTGGTGAATGGTTTGATTCATCATTTCAAACCTTATACTGTGGTGAATCATCATTCATACAGGCCGAACGAAAGTTAATGAAAACCGCTTTTCAAACCTGTCTTGATAAAAGTGGCGTAAGAGAAAATCAAATAGATTACTTACTTGCAGGAGACCTTGATCATCAGTTAACTGCTTCAAATTTTACGTCAAGAGACCTATCGATTCCTCTGTTTGGGATGTATAGTGCCTGCGCGACGATTGCGCAAACGTTATTAACTGCTGCATTACTGATTGATACGAGGCTGGCTAATTATGTTGTCGCTTGTGCGAGCAGCCATCACGGAATTGCTGAACGTCAGTTTCGCTATCCTACAGAGGCAGCGGTTCAGAGAAGACAAACCGCGCAATATACTGTGACCGGTGCGGGTGCGGTTCTACTAGGTAAGCAGAAAAGCCCAGTGCAAATTACATCAGCAACAGTGGGTGAAACAATAGATATGGGTTTAAAGGATCCAACAAATTTAGGGGCGGTTATGGCACCCGCTGCTGGTCATACACTTCTTACCCACTTACGCGAAACCAATCGAACGATTAGTGACTACGACTTGATCTTAACTGGTGATTTAGGGCGAGTAGGAAGTGGGATATTCAGAAAGTGGACAAGAGAGCACGGAGTTTTATTGGATGAACGACATGAGGATGGTGGAGCTCGCATTTTTCGTTCAACGAATGTGTTTCTAGCAGGAGGAAGTGGAGCTGGCTGTGCAGCAGTTGTGACCTTTAGCAATGTATTAGAACGATTAAAAAAAGGAAAGTTAAAACGAGTCTTACTTATCGCAACAGGAGCGTTGTTTAGCCGTGAAACGGTCAAACTTGGGGAGACAATTCCAGCAGTTGCTCATGCGATTGCGTTAGAAGGAGTTGAATCATAA
- a CDS encoding stage V sporulation protein AA: MEDTTLFVRMKPRIDAALHQVLTLHQLANLSGDQAIIKRIGHLAIYQIQPTDGSRVQIDIMKVITSIHSIYPNLDIQVVGSVNSVVYVRQPQKRLRPLYIALVWLLLFVGSGLAVMNFHEDVSMRAVHIRLYYLVTGEETFYPLWLQIPYSLGLGIGMVLFFNHFFKKRFNDEPSPLDVEMFNYQQNLDQYVVQKDKHDH, translated from the coding sequence TTGGAGGATACTACACTCTTTGTACGTATGAAACCAAGAATTGATGCGGCGCTGCATCAGGTTCTGACATTACATCAACTGGCTAATTTATCAGGTGACCAAGCGATCATCAAACGAATTGGTCATTTAGCTATTTATCAAATTCAGCCGACTGATGGTTCACGCGTTCAGATTGATATTATGAAGGTGATCACATCGATACATTCAATCTATCCGAATCTTGATATACAGGTTGTTGGTAGTGTGAATTCGGTCGTGTATGTAAGACAACCTCAAAAACGATTAAGACCGCTTTACATCGCTTTAGTATGGTTACTGTTGTTTGTTGGTTCGGGTCTTGCGGTCATGAACTTCCATGAAGATGTTAGTATGCGAGCCGTTCATATCAGATTGTATTACTTAGTAACAGGTGAGGAAACCTTTTACCCTTTATGGTTGCAGATTCCTTATTCACTAGGACTCGGCATCGGAATGGTGTTGTTTTTTAATCATTTCTTTAAAAAGCGATTTAATGATGAACCTAGCCCGCTGGATGTAGAAATGTTTAATTATCAGCAAAACCTAGACCAGTATGTAGTCCAAAAAGATAAACATGATCATTAG
- a CDS encoding alpha/beta hydrolase produces the protein MKKIVVRLLLVVAAIIVIALAGGLIWASNSFEAMDEAKAMAGEETELGLVFGDSDAKQGIIFYQGAKVEPDAYNYLGDQLSAEGYFVVIPQMPLNLAVLSPSKANDVIEEYPEISEWYIGGHSLGGAMASSFVADRADTISGLFLLGSFSASDLSQEDVRVLDISGGLDGLATPEKNAEYDENLPEETTKVVIEKGNHANFGDYGPQKGDLVSPLTPEEQHDIVVNELEEWIFASDE, from the coding sequence ATGAAAAAGATCGTAGTAAGGCTACTACTTGTAGTAGCGGCAATCATTGTGATTGCATTAGCGGGTGGCTTGATTTGGGCCTCCAATTCATTTGAAGCGATGGATGAGGCAAAGGCAATGGCAGGTGAGGAGACGGAACTTGGTCTAGTGTTTGGAGATAGTGATGCCAAACAAGGGATCATCTTCTATCAAGGAGCCAAGGTAGAACCAGATGCCTATAATTACTTAGGCGATCAACTAAGCGCGGAAGGGTATTTCGTTGTAATCCCTCAAATGCCTTTAAACTTAGCCGTATTAAGTCCTTCAAAAGCGAATGATGTCATAGAGGAATACCCTGAGATATCCGAATGGTATATTGGGGGTCATTCACTTGGAGGAGCCATGGCCTCATCTTTTGTTGCCGACCGTGCGGATACCATCTCAGGACTATTTTTACTTGGTTCGTTCTCAGCAAGTGATTTATCACAAGAAGATGTAAGAGTGTTGGATATCTCTGGTGGGTTAGATGGGTTAGCTACACCTGAGAAAAACGCTGAATACGATGAAAATCTTCCTGAGGAAACGACAAAAGTAGTGATTGAAAAAGGAAACCATGCGAATTTTGGAGATTATGGTCCGCAAAAAGGCGACCTCGTTAGCCCACTAACGCCAGAGGAGCAACATGACATTGTTGTAAACGAGCTAGAGGAATGGATTTTCGCTAGTGATGAATAA
- a CDS encoding YolD-like family protein, with translation MPSFEELEEYKTFLRRGNLTWEGSRMMLPEHKERIRLSNERDFRVEKHELDPDELERIGQVVMDSLHYTKWVKVTYWEQWAYHEAIGIIAQVSKDQKQVKLELENGEVMYITVDCLRWAELV, from the coding sequence ATGCCATCTTTCGAAGAGCTTGAAGAATATAAGACGTTTTTACGTCGAGGAAACTTAACGTGGGAAGGCAGTCGGATGATGCTTCCTGAGCATAAGGAACGGATCCGTCTATCTAATGAACGAGATTTCCGTGTGGAAAAACATGAGCTTGATCCTGATGAGCTTGAGCGAATCGGGCAAGTTGTGATGGATTCCTTGCATTACACGAAGTGGGTTAAAGTTACCTATTGGGAGCAGTGGGCTTATCACGAAGCGATTGGCATTATTGCTCAGGTGAGTAAGGATCAGAAGCAAGTAAAACTTGAGCTTGAGAATGGTGAAGTGATGTACATAACAGTAGACTGTTTGCGGTGGGCGGAATTGGTTTGA
- the tlp gene encoding small acid-soluble spore protein Tlp: MANPDNRADNAKRIGEIISNTEQKIHETEDYMAAHDHQLDEHDRQDIIDKNKRRETSIESLRNEIKDES; the protein is encoded by the coding sequence ATGGCAAATCCAGATAATCGAGCAGATAATGCAAAGCGAATTGGTGAAATCATTAGCAATACAGAACAAAAAATTCATGAAACAGAAGATTACATGGCCGCTCATGATCATCAATTAGATGAGCATGACAGACAAGACATTATTGATAAAAACAAACGAAGAGAAACAAGTATTGAAAGCTTGCGTAACGAGATTAAAGACGAATCATAA
- a CDS encoding stage V sporulation protein AB, producing the protein MIISRLTLVLLGLGGGLAVGGGLVAFITVLGVIPRLAQLSRSEAMIRFYEWAGIIGIQIGTWASFYHFHVSSFKIIAAFTGLLAGIFVGMLAAALTEVLNVWPILVKRMGMSSKIIIFLMAIALGKIAGSLFQWIWFIR; encoded by the coding sequence ATGATCATTAGTCGCTTAACATTGGTGCTTCTTGGACTCGGTGGAGGACTTGCTGTTGGAGGAGGACTGGTCGCATTTATTACCGTCCTCGGGGTTATACCAAGGCTTGCACAGCTATCAAGGTCAGAAGCGATGATTCGTTTTTATGAGTGGGCTGGGATTATTGGGATCCAGATTGGAACGTGGGCCAGCTTCTATCATTTCCATGTGAGCTCGTTCAAGATTATTGCCGCATTCACTGGGCTGTTAGCTGGTATCTTTGTCGGTATGCTTGCCGCCGCCTTAACAGAGGTATTAAATGTATGGCCGATCCTTGTAAAACGAATGGGCATGAGTTCAAAAATTATCATCTTCCTAATGGCCATCGCACTTGGAAAAATCGCCGGCTCCCTATTTCAATGGATTTGGTTTATTAGATAG
- a CDS encoding GNAT family N-acetyltransferase, translating to MIQFIYDTSGITPSMVEGFFVDWPSHPDPAAHIQLLQQSSYIVLAIDEDASQVVGFITAISDGVLSAYIPLLEVLPAYKNRGIGNELVERMKKQLSHLYMVDLGCDDDLVPYYEKHGMFKTNAMILRNYGAQAGHSTS from the coding sequence ATGATTCAATTTATTTATGATACAAGTGGAATTACACCTAGCATGGTAGAAGGTTTTTTTGTTGATTGGCCAAGTCATCCAGATCCCGCTGCACACATTCAGCTTCTGCAGCAAAGCAGTTATATTGTTTTAGCAATTGACGAGGACGCGAGCCAAGTCGTGGGCTTTATTACAGCGATTAGTGATGGAGTTCTGTCTGCTTATATCCCGTTACTAGAGGTACTACCTGCTTATAAAAACAGAGGTATTGGTAACGAATTAGTCGAGCGAATGAAAAAGCAGCTCAGTCATCTTTACATGGTTGATCTTGGATGTGATGATGATCTCGTTCCTTATTATGAGAAGCATGGCATGTTTAAAACAAACGCGATGATTTTACGTAATTACGGAGCTCAAGCAGGACATTCCACATCATAA
- a CDS encoding SpoVA/SpoVAEb family sporulation membrane protein, with translation MPTKKQENYAKNSKLYEHKPSIWISGGKAFILGGLICLIGQIIINFYDKFLVQTREDAIQWMLVTLIFVSSFMTGLGWYRKVAQSFGAGILVPITGLTNLMTSSAMEHRNEGIIEGVAGHVLKLAGAVVVVGVVMAYVVSAVRLIIHAILSG, from the coding sequence ATGCCAACAAAAAAACAAGAAAACTATGCTAAAAACAGCAAGCTCTATGAGCATAAACCATCGATTTGGATTTCAGGAGGTAAGGCCTTTATTTTAGGAGGGCTCATTTGTTTAATTGGACAGATCATTATTAATTTCTATGATAAGTTTCTTGTTCAGACACGTGAGGATGCTATTCAATGGATGCTTGTCACACTAATCTTTGTTTCTTCATTTATGACCGGTTTAGGCTGGTATCGAAAAGTGGCTCAATCATTTGGTGCAGGTATTCTAGTGCCAATTACAGGACTAACAAATCTAATGACAAGCTCTGCGATGGAGCACCGGAATGAAGGTATCATCGAAGGAGTCGCTGGACATGTATTAAAGCTAGCTGGTGCGGTTGTTGTAGTAGGAGTAGTGATGGCATACGTAGTAAGTGCAGTTCGGTTAATCATTCATGCAATCTTAAGTGGATGA
- a CDS encoding amidase: protein MSTSNAYVDPSVCFQPTSTGPLDSFTFAVKDVFALKGVTSSAGNPDWLRTHDAATSHATSIELLLKAGATLKGTTHTDELMYSLNGENAHYGTPVNSKKPGHIPGGSSSGSASAAASGDVDFAIGTDTGGSVRIPSAYCGLYGFRPTHGAVPIDGVIPLAQRFDTVGWMAQEIQTMVKVGEVLLQKHDESTESFTTVLLPDEAWALIEEESTDALQEALQTLKNNTECSKTLSITKNGLNEWKETFRIAQAYEAWQAHGEWITNTNPAFGPGIAERFCMAKSITEEEYQKAVHEQAKITEHLVSLLPADTIFAIPTVPGSAHLVNLAPEQVEQRRNSTLQLSCIAGLAGLPQLTIPIQSQSGPIGLSFIAGAHQDKKLLTFAQKLMHT from the coding sequence ATGAGTACATCGAACGCATATGTAGATCCATCTGTTTGTTTCCAACCAACTTCAACTGGTCCATTGGACTCGTTCACGTTTGCGGTGAAGGACGTCTTTGCCCTAAAGGGTGTGACTTCTAGTGCAGGTAATCCTGATTGGCTCCGAACACACGATGCAGCTACAAGTCATGCAACTTCAATTGAATTGCTTTTAAAAGCAGGTGCCACACTTAAGGGCACAACACATACAGATGAGCTGATGTATAGCTTAAATGGGGAAAATGCTCATTACGGTACGCCAGTAAATTCGAAAAAGCCAGGTCATATTCCGGGAGGCTCATCAAGTGGCTCAGCATCTGCGGCAGCTTCAGGAGATGTTGATTTTGCGATTGGAACGGATACGGGAGGCTCTGTTCGAATTCCGTCTGCGTACTGCGGACTATATGGATTCAGACCTACACATGGCGCTGTTCCAATTGATGGGGTCATTCCACTTGCTCAACGCTTTGATACGGTTGGATGGATGGCACAAGAGATACAAACCATGGTTAAAGTAGGAGAGGTTTTGCTCCAAAAGCATGATGAGAGCACAGAATCGTTTACAACTGTTCTGCTTCCGGACGAAGCCTGGGCTCTAATTGAAGAAGAAAGTACTGATGCGTTACAAGAGGCCCTGCAAACGTTAAAAAATAATACAGAGTGTTCCAAAACGCTCTCCATTACTAAAAATGGACTAAATGAATGGAAGGAAACATTCCGAATTGCACAAGCTTATGAAGCATGGCAGGCCCATGGTGAATGGATTACTAATACAAATCCAGCTTTTGGTCCGGGGATCGCTGAGCGGTTCTGCATGGCAAAATCAATTACCGAGGAAGAGTATCAAAAAGCGGTACATGAGCAGGCAAAAATAACGGAGCATCTAGTATCACTTTTACCGGCCGATACGATATTTGCCATCCCAACTGTGCCGGGTTCTGCACATTTAGTGAACCTGGCACCAGAACAGGTTGAACAACGTCGCAACAGCACGCTGCAATTAAGCTGTATTGCAGGGTTGGCAGGACTACCTCAGTTGACCATTCCTATTCAATCGCAAAGTGGTCCGATTGGATTATCATTTATTGCAGGAGCCCATCAGGATAAAAAGTTACTCACGTTTGCTCAAAAACTAATGCATACATAA
- the lysA gene encoding diaminopimelate decarboxylase — protein sequence MYLHGTSQINVQGHLEIGGVDTVALAKEQGTPLFVYDVALIRKKAAEFKEAFEKEQVPYQVAYASKAFSCIAMYQLANELGLSFDVVSGGELYTAIKAEVPMNKIHFHGNNKSPEELDLAVKSGIGCVVVDNFYEMTLLEETCVRYNTTMDVLLRITPGVEAHTHDYISTGQEDSKFGFDLTNGQVDQAIKQALQSPHMNLLGVHSHIGSQIFETKGFVMAVEKIFEYIEHWRTELKFIPSVLNLGGGFGIRYVEGDEPLPGGEYVYQMIKVMKQYAEKAEMALPEIWIEPGRSLVGDAGTTLYTVGSQKDIPNVRHYLAVDGGMSDNLRPSLYQAEYEGILANRANEEATDTFSIAGKCCESGDMLIWDLPLPKANHEDILAVFCTGAYGYSMANNYNRIPRPPVVFVENGDVQLVVKREDYEDLVRLDLPLSR from the coding sequence ATGTATTTACACGGAACAAGTCAGATTAACGTTCAGGGACACTTAGAAATCGGAGGAGTGGATACAGTCGCCCTAGCAAAGGAACAGGGAACCCCTTTGTTTGTATATGACGTCGCTCTTATTCGAAAGAAAGCAGCAGAATTCAAGGAAGCTTTTGAAAAAGAACAAGTCCCTTATCAAGTAGCCTATGCCAGTAAAGCATTTAGCTGTATCGCCATGTATCAACTGGCGAATGAACTTGGGTTAAGCTTCGACGTGGTATCGGGTGGAGAACTCTACACAGCGATTAAAGCAGAAGTACCGATGAACAAAATACACTTCCATGGAAATAACAAAAGTCCCGAGGAGCTTGATCTTGCGGTGAAATCAGGTATCGGATGTGTCGTTGTAGATAACTTCTATGAAATGACATTACTTGAAGAGACATGCGTTCGTTACAATACAACGATGGATGTATTGCTTAGAATCACACCTGGTGTAGAAGCACACACTCATGACTATATTTCAACAGGACAAGAAGATTCAAAATTCGGATTTGATCTTACGAATGGCCAAGTAGACCAGGCCATTAAACAAGCACTACAGAGTCCGCATATGAACCTTTTAGGCGTACATAGTCATATCGGCTCACAAATATTTGAAACAAAAGGATTTGTAATGGCTGTTGAGAAGATCTTTGAATACATTGAGCACTGGAGAACAGAGCTTAAATTCATTCCAAGTGTCTTAAACCTTGGTGGAGGATTTGGAATCCGCTATGTCGAAGGAGACGAACCGCTTCCTGGTGGAGAATATGTATATCAAATGATTAAAGTCATGAAGCAATATGCCGAGAAAGCGGAAATGGCCTTACCGGAAATTTGGATTGAACCTGGTCGCTCCCTTGTTGGAGATGCAGGAACGACGTTGTATACAGTCGGATCTCAAAAAGACATTCCGAATGTTCGTCACTACTTAGCAGTTGATGGGGGCATGAGTGATAACCTAAGACCTTCCCTTTATCAAGCAGAGTACGAGGGCATTCTTGCGAACCGAGCAAATGAAGAAGCAACAGACACCTTCTCCATTGCAGGCAAATGCTGTGAAAGTGGAGACATGTTAATCTGGGATTTACCTTTGCCAAAAGCAAACCATGAAGACATCTTAGCTGTTTTCTGTACAGGGGCCTATGGATACTCTATGGCAAACAACTACAACCGTATCCCACGTCCACCCGTTGTCTTTGTCGAAAACGGTGACGTTCAGCTCGTAGTTAAAAGAGAAGACTATGAAGACCTTGTTCGCTTAGATCTTCCTCTATCCCGATAA
- a CDS encoding spore germination protein, whose product MYKKKEEAFTESYTENVERLKERLALDISFDVGVRNLKILDREVGIYYVTGLTDNEYIIEILKELMELDARGKKTGDVHTAIKNHLTHVQVEETDSMDDAITQMLSGLIFIIHEGSKQAFVVDVRAYPSRGPEEPDTERVVRGARDGYTENIILNTGLTRRRIRDERLRNEILQVGVRSKTDICVSYIDGVADPELVKIVKKELKNITIDGITMADKVIEEYIVKQGYNPFPLVRYTERPDVAATHLLEGHIVIIVDTTPSVIITPTTLFHHVQHAEEYRQSAAVGSFLRFMRFTGIMFSLFILPFWLLLATNQDLLPQALEFIGPEENKNIPIVLQIVFGEMGIELLRMAAIHTPSPLATALGLVAALLIGDMAVQVGYLTPEVILYVSLGAIGMFATPSYELGVALRMVRYLFLFAVALFDSSGFVIAFLVFVLALTATKPFNKPYLWPLLPFSPPEMWQILIRASVPSLKWRPSIVNPQDKIRQQPSDS is encoded by the coding sequence ATGTATAAGAAGAAGGAAGAGGCATTTACAGAGTCTTATACAGAAAATGTTGAACGATTAAAAGAGCGGTTGGCGTTAGATATATCATTTGATGTCGGCGTACGAAATTTAAAGATCCTTGACCGAGAAGTAGGGATTTATTATGTCACGGGGTTAACCGATAATGAGTACATCATTGAGATCCTAAAGGAATTAATGGAACTTGATGCAAGAGGGAAAAAAACGGGTGACGTACATACAGCGATTAAAAACCATCTAACACATGTTCAAGTGGAAGAAACCGATTCAATGGATGATGCGATTACTCAGATGCTGTCTGGATTAATTTTTATTATCCACGAAGGGTCCAAACAAGCATTTGTTGTAGACGTACGTGCCTATCCAAGCCGCGGACCAGAAGAGCCAGACACTGAACGAGTCGTTCGAGGAGCTAGAGATGGCTACACAGAAAATATCATCTTAAACACCGGTTTAACCCGTAGACGTATTCGAGATGAACGGTTGCGAAATGAAATTCTACAAGTAGGAGTTCGTTCAAAAACTGATATTTGTGTGTCTTATATTGATGGTGTGGCAGACCCAGAGCTCGTAAAGATTGTGAAGAAGGAACTTAAAAACATCACAATTGATGGAATTACGATGGCTGACAAAGTGATAGAAGAATATATCGTAAAACAAGGATACAATCCCTTCCCACTTGTTCGTTATACCGAAAGACCAGACGTTGCAGCCACTCATTTGTTGGAAGGACATATTGTCATCATTGTTGACACTACACCAAGCGTAATCATTACACCAACCACACTGTTTCACCATGTCCAACACGCAGAGGAATACCGACAGTCCGCGGCGGTTGGAAGCTTCTTACGATTTATGCGTTTTACGGGCATTATGTTCTCGTTGTTTATATTGCCGTTTTGGCTTTTGCTCGCAACAAACCAGGATTTGCTTCCACAAGCGCTAGAATTTATTGGGCCAGAAGAGAACAAAAACATTCCCATTGTTCTTCAAATCGTCTTTGGAGAAATGGGGATTGAATTACTCCGAATGGCAGCCATTCATACGCCTTCACCGCTCGCAACCGCACTTGGACTAGTTGCAGCACTACTAATAGGAGATATGGCTGTTCAAGTAGGTTATTTGACACCTGAGGTCATTTTATACGTATCACTTGGAGCAATTGGGATGTTTGCCACACCTAGTTATGAATTAGGTGTTGCTCTTCGAATGGTTCGTTACCTCTTTTTATTTGCGGTAGCGCTTTTTGATTCCTCGGGTTTTGTCATTGCTTTTCTTGTCTTTGTTCTTGCTCTTACAGCTACAAAACCTTTTAATAAACCTTACTTGTGGCCGTTACTACCGTTTTCTCCTCCGGAAATGTGGCAGATTCTTATTAGAGCATCCGTTCCATCATTAAAATGGAGACCGTCCATTGTGAACCCGCAAGATAAAATCCGTCAGCAACCTTCTGATTCGTAA
- a CDS encoding stage V sporulation protein AE encodes MERMRDVIFITDGDEAARKTVEFVARELGCRAISASAGNPSTLTGEELASLVLRTPHSPVLVMFDDCGYRDEGPGEQLMRYLWAREDIHVLGAVAVASQTHSSEWSNVHFSIDRYGEVTHLGVDKEGLADLEVNRINGDTVYILDELKLPVVIGIGDIGKMRGQDQTKKGCPITKKAVEMILERSGYRGTNV; translated from the coding sequence GTGGAACGTATGAGAGACGTCATTTTTATTACAGATGGAGATGAAGCTGCGCGAAAGACCGTTGAGTTTGTAGCGCGTGAGCTTGGATGCAGGGCGATTAGTGCGTCAGCAGGCAATCCTTCTACTTTAACTGGAGAGGAATTAGCTTCTCTCGTTTTACGTACACCGCATTCTCCTGTTTTAGTCATGTTTGATGACTGTGGATACCGCGATGAGGGACCAGGTGAGCAATTAATGCGGTATCTATGGGCACGAGAGGATATTCATGTTCTTGGTGCTGTAGCAGTGGCTTCGCAAACCCATTCAAGTGAATGGTCTAACGTTCACTTTAGCATAGACAGGTATGGAGAAGTAACTCATCTTGGAGTAGACAAAGAGGGTTTGGCAGATCTGGAAGTGAATCGAATCAATGGAGATACGGTTTATATTTTAGACGAGTTAAAGCTTCCCGTCGTCATTGGTATTGGAGATATTGGAAAGATGAGAGGACAGGACCAAACAAAAAAAGGATGCCCTATTACAAAAAAAGCAGTAGAAATGATTCTAGAAAGGAGTGGATATCGTGGGACAAATGTATAA
- a CDS encoding peptidylprolyl isomerase, with product MKKGHIAFENGEKLVIEFYPEAAPGHVENFEKLANSGFYNGLTFHRVIPGFVAQGGDPAGNGTGGPGYTIKCETEGNPHKHVKGALSMAHAGKDTGGSQFFVVHEAQPHLDGVHTVFGQVIEGEDLITRIKQGDVMSEVKVWEE from the coding sequence ATGAAAAAAGGACACATCGCATTCGAAAACGGCGAAAAATTAGTCATTGAATTTTACCCAGAAGCAGCACCAGGACATGTTGAAAACTTCGAGAAACTAGCAAACAGCGGTTTCTACAACGGATTAACATTCCACCGTGTAATCCCGGGCTTCGTAGCACAAGGCGGAGACCCAGCTGGTAACGGTACAGGCGGCCCTGGCTACACAATCAAATGTGAAACAGAAGGCAACCCACACAAACACGTAAAAGGTGCTCTATCTATGGCGCACGCTGGTAAAGACACAGGCGGTAGCCAATTCTTCGTTGTTCACGAAGCACAACCACACCTTGATGGCGTGCACACTGTGTTCGGACAAGTTATTGAAGGTGAAGACCTAATCACTCGCATCAAGCAAGGCGATGTTATGAGTGAAGTGAAGGTTTGGGAAGAGTAA